The following are from one region of the Chloracidobacterium sp. genome:
- the truB gene encoding tRNA pseudouridine(55) synthase TruB, which produces MGQMDGILIIDKPEGMTSHDVVARLRRILKIKKIGHTGTLDPFATGVLVMLVGKATRLARFLDRDIKEYDALINFGYETDTGDRTGTRKETEAVMEQKQITPEDLIRVIAEFMGEIKQVPPMYSAKKVDGKKLYEFARKGEEIDRDPIDVTIFKIQISQDRLPAEPAPGTWNLRFLIKCSAGTYIRTLAEDIGRELGPRAHLGELRRTGAGRFDLSQAFSLDDLERHDDPASLLIPMSEAVSDLAEMRLDAERVRRTLDGLPTGFVDEAVNDGDAVRMVDENGELIAIGTFCSGENVVQPKVVLG; this is translated from the coding sequence ATGGGTCAAATGGATGGCATCCTGATAATCGACAAACCCGAAGGAATGACCTCGCATGATGTTGTGGCACGGTTGCGGCGGATCCTTAAAATAAAAAAGATCGGCCATACGGGGACGCTCGATCCGTTTGCGACCGGCGTACTTGTCATGCTCGTCGGGAAGGCGACCCGACTTGCACGGTTTCTAGACCGCGACATCAAGGAATACGATGCGCTGATCAATTTTGGTTACGAGACCGACACCGGCGACCGAACCGGAACACGGAAAGAAACTGAAGCGGTCATGGAGCAAAAACAAATAACTCCGGAAGATCTGATTCGGGTGATCGCAGAATTCATGGGCGAGATCAAACAGGTGCCGCCGATGTATTCCGCAAAAAAGGTCGATGGGAAAAAACTCTATGAATTTGCCCGAAAGGGCGAAGAGATCGACCGCGATCCGATCGACGTAACTATATTCAAGATACAGATAAGTCAGGACAGACTTCCGGCCGAACCTGCGCCGGGCACCTGGAATCTACGGTTCCTCATCAAATGTTCCGCCGGAACATATATCCGTACGCTCGCCGAAGACATTGGCCGCGAGTTGGGCCCGCGAGCTCATTTGGGTGAACTGCGTAGGACCGGAGCTGGCCGGTTTGACCTTTCACAGGCGTTCTCGCTGGACGACCTCGAGCGTCATGATGATCCGGCAAGTTTGCTCATACCGATGTCTGAAGCCGTCAGCGACCTGGCCGAGATGAGGCTTGATGCTGAGCGCGTAAGACGTACACTCGACGGGCTTCCCACGGGATTCGTCGACGAGGCAGTGAACGACGGCGATGCGGTCCGAATGGTCGACGAAAATGGAGAACTCATTGCGATCGGAACCTTTTGCAGCGGCGAGAATGTTGTCCAGCCAAAGGTCGTTTTAGGTTAA
- a CDS encoding class I SAM-dependent methyltransferase, whose translation MSFIQDKDHSAVVQYGESFTSDESSVLRELREMCEASYEDKSMLSGFYQGRLLSMFSRMIRPMAVLEIGTYLGYSTICLAEGLAAGGRVVSLDVNEETNAVAQSFIDKTEYADSIQLRLGEAAFLLPHMQGPFDLVFIDADKPNYSNYYRLVFDLVRPGGFIIADNVLWSGRVLDEEKDENTQALHDFNQMVLADDRVENILLPIRDGLMVARKIDAVARA comes from the coding sequence ATGAGTTTCATTCAGGACAAAGATCATTCAGCCGTCGTCCAGTATGGCGAATCTTTCACTTCAGACGAAAGCTCTGTGCTGCGTGAGCTTCGCGAAATGTGCGAAGCCAGTTATGAAGACAAATCGATGCTTTCCGGCTTCTATCAAGGCCGTTTGTTGTCGATGTTCTCGCGGATGATCCGCCCGATGGCCGTTTTGGAGATCGGCACTTACCTTGGCTATTCCACAATTTGCCTGGCTGAAGGCCTTGCAGCGGGCGGAAGGGTCGTATCTCTCGACGTCAACGAAGAAACGAACGCCGTGGCCCAAAGCTTTATCGATAAAACCGAATACGCCGACAGCATCCAACTGCGGCTCGGTGAAGCTGCATTCCTCCTTCCGCATATGCAAGGCCCATTCGACCTCGTCTTCATCGACGCCGATAAGCCCAACTATTCCAACTATTACCGCCTCGTTTTCGATCTGGTCCGCCCCGGCGGCTTCATCATCGCCGACAACGTCCTCTGGAGCGGCCGCGTGCTCGACGAAGAGAAAGACGAGAACACGCAGGCCCTGCACGACTTCAATCAAATGGTCCTAGCCGACGACCGCGTCGAGAACATCCTTCTGCCAATAAGAGACGGGCTGATGGTCGCGAGGAAGATAGATGCAGTAGCCCGCGCGTAA
- a CDS encoding alpha/beta hydrolase, with amino-acid sequence MKKRNLAIAVGGGLAAAVAVKMLTRAKAVDWESVSRSVPHSDRSHFVNVDSARVHYQEFGDSSNPPIILLHGYTASVYVWKTVAPIIAEAGFHVIAVDLLGFGYSEKPAWFDYSIGSQARMISRFMDRLGIGQAVIVGSSYGGAIAATLALDYPARVGKLVLVDAVINDDVKNHPILRLASIPGVGEVITPFLVDSRMFLRMRMQNTLAPANHHMITDERIANVRRPLNAADAHHSVLATSRNWHAERIEKDAHLINHPTLLIWGDQDNVIPIANGYKLYGSIVHSRLVVFKDCGHVPQEEKSELFAEIVIEFCRHAKGEIGERSSGDVALTGV; translated from the coding sequence ATGAAGAAAAGAAATCTTGCGATAGCGGTTGGCGGTGGATTGGCGGCGGCGGTCGCTGTAAAGATGCTGACGCGCGCAAAAGCGGTCGATTGGGAATCGGTCTCCCGAAGTGTTCCGCACTCCGACCGATCTCATTTTGTAAATGTCGATTCGGCACGCGTGCACTATCAGGAATTCGGCGATAGTTCGAATCCGCCGATCATTTTGCTCCACGGCTATACGGCTTCGGTATATGTTTGGAAAACTGTCGCGCCGATCATCGCCGAGGCCGGTTTTCATGTGATCGCGGTAGACCTTCTTGGGTTTGGCTATTCAGAAAAGCCGGCTTGGTTCGATTATTCGATCGGGTCGCAGGCGCGGATGATATCGCGTTTCATGGACCGGCTTGGCATTGGTCAAGCCGTCATCGTCGGCAGTTCATACGGCGGTGCAATAGCGGCGACCCTGGCGCTTGACTATCCTGCACGCGTCGGCAAACTCGTCCTGGTCGATGCGGTGATCAATGATGATGTCAAGAACCACCCGATCCTTCGGCTGGCATCGATACCTGGTGTCGGCGAGGTTATCACACCCTTCTTGGTTGATTCGCGGATGTTCCTGAGGATGCGTATGCAAAATACTCTCGCTCCTGCGAACCATCACATGATCACCGACGAACGGATCGCAAATGTCCGCCGTCCGCTGAATGCAGCCGATGCTCATCATTCGGTCCTTGCGACCTCGCGAAACTGGCACGCCGAGCGCATCGAAAAGGACGCACATTTGATCAACCATCCAACCCTTTTGATCTGGGGAGATCAGGACAACGTTATACCGATCGCGAACGGATATAAGCTTTACGGATCGATCGTTCACTCGCGTCTTGTTGTTTTTAAGGACTGCGGCCATGTGCCGCAAGAAGAGAAGAGTGAACTTTTCGCCGAGATCGTTATCGAATTTTGTCGCCACGCCAAAGGCGAAATTGGCGAACGAAGCTCGGGTGACGTTGCTCTGACCGGCGTCTGA
- a CDS encoding GNAT family N-acetyltransferase yields the protein MNIEPLENDRIDAVVELSLQAWAPVFESIERTLHPDLFRRSYPDGWRASQQQAVTDVCSSGEFEVFTANEGDETLGFIAIRLDEKTKMGEIYMIAVDPDKQGRGIASVLTEFALTRMKTAGMEVAMVETGADPGHEPARRTYEKAGFHPWPAVKYFKYL from the coding sequence ATGAATATCGAACCACTAGAAAACGATCGGATTGACGCGGTGGTCGAGCTCTCCCTACAGGCTTGGGCGCCGGTCTTTGAGTCGATCGAACGCACGTTGCATCCTGACCTCTTCCGCCGATCGTACCCCGACGGCTGGCGAGCGAGCCAGCAGCAGGCCGTGACGGACGTCTGCTCGTCCGGCGAGTTCGAGGTTTTCACCGCAAACGAGGGCGACGAAACGCTCGGCTTTATAGCGATCCGTCTCGACGAAAAAACGAAGATGGGCGAGATCTACATGATCGCCGTCGATCCGGATAAGCAGGGCCGCGGCATCGCATCGGTGCTCACTGAATTCGCCTTGACCAGAATGAAAACGGCCGGAATGGAGGTCGCGATGGTCGAAACGGGGGCCGATCCGGGCCACGAGCCTGCGCGGCGGACCTATGAAAAAGCGGGCTTTCATCCCTGGCCCGCCGTCAAATACTTCAAATATCTCTAA
- a CDS encoding response regulator transcription factor: MTTVVIAESQPLTRIGIRAVIGAETGVAIAGETDNGADGLRLFRELRPDVIILGLRFPDSCSIDDLDDYFIEDPKAKIIVLAEHAGDAEIKKALTKGASGFICKDVSPDELLNAIRTVAAGRKYIPNDIAQILSENIGQEELTPTESNVLRMIVGGMSNKEIAFALDVTENTIKSHVQNIFGKIGVSDRTSAATTAIRRGLVRVDL; encoded by the coding sequence ATGACGACCGTAGTTATTGCCGAAAGCCAGCCGCTTACACGGATCGGTATCCGTGCTGTGATCGGCGCTGAGACCGGCGTCGCGATCGCTGGTGAAACTGACAATGGTGCCGACGGCCTCAGGTTGTTTCGCGAATTGCGGCCGGATGTGATCATACTTGGGCTCAGATTCCCTGATTCGTGTTCGATCGACGATCTCGACGACTATTTCATCGAAGACCCAAAGGCAAAGATAATTGTGCTGGCCGAACATGCAGGCGACGCCGAGATCAAAAAGGCTCTGACCAAGGGTGCGAGCGGATTTATCTGTAAGGACGTATCGCCGGACGAGTTGTTGAACGCGATCCGCACGGTCGCCGCAGGCCGAAAGTATATCCCAAATGACATCGCGCAGATCCTGAGCGAGAACATCGGCCAGGAAGAATTGACGCCGACCGAATCGAACGTGCTGCGGATGATCGTCGGCGGCATGTCGAATAAGGAGATCGCTTTTGCCCTTGATGTGACCGAAAATACGATAAAGTCGCATGTCCAGAACATCTTCGGCAAGATCGGCGTTTCGGACCGAACATCGGCAGCGACGACCGCCATCAGGCGGGGGCTGGTTCGCGTCGACCTTTAG
- a CDS encoding serine hydrolase: MKFNQYAKLLLILTLVPFMASAQTIEDRVAEIDTYAQKVMADWGQPGMAIAIVKDDKVVFSRGYGTRELGRNSPVDQNTVFAIASNSKAFTTASLAMLVDEGKLNWDDKVSKFLPEFQMYDPWVTSELTVRDLVTHRVGLDTFSGDLLWYEADLTPDEILSRVRYLKPVSSFRTRYGYQNIMFIAAGRIIEKISGKSWCGFVTDRILTPLDMKRTTCSVNDLPENAAFPHNESGGKLRVLHRGNVDGAYSAAALNSSVSDLSKWIRLQLGRGSFEGKQLVGSGRIWEMWQPHMFLPISEDAARTNPTRQFSGVGMGWFTYNYHGRKIVNHSGGLDGMLSFTVLIPEENTGFVILTNSEFQAYSVMMNKITDVMVGAPKRDWNAEFLARVKAMAAADAERSKTETASRIANTKPSLALSDYFGEYSDKLYGSVNIVEENGRLVMKFSRSPRFVADLEHWHYDTFQIKWRPSVAYNFPRGFVSFTIDRSGKADELKIDQPNNDFWFYELTPKRVKSK; the protein is encoded by the coding sequence ATGAAATTCAATCAGTATGCAAAGCTGCTTTTGATCCTGACATTGGTGCCGTTTATGGCATCGGCCCAAACGATCGAGGACCGTGTAGCCGAGATCGACACTTACGCTCAAAAGGTGATGGCCGATTGGGGGCAGCCGGGAATGGCGATAGCTATCGTAAAGGATGACAAGGTCGTTTTTTCAAGGGGTTACGGCACACGTGAACTCGGGCGGAACTCTCCGGTAGATCAGAATACGGTGTTTGCGATCGCTTCGAACTCAAAAGCATTTACGACCGCTAGCCTGGCGATGCTCGTTGATGAAGGAAAACTAAATTGGGATGACAAGGTCTCGAAATTTCTCCCGGAATTTCAGATGTATGACCCTTGGGTCACAAGCGAATTGACCGTCCGCGATCTGGTCACACATCGGGTCGGGCTCGATACGTTCAGCGGAGACCTTCTCTGGTACGAGGCCGATCTTACACCCGACGAAATACTGTCGCGCGTCCGATATTTGAAGCCGGTCTCAAGCTTCCGAACGCGCTACGGTTATCAGAACATTATGTTCATCGCGGCCGGCCGGATCATAGAGAAGATTTCGGGCAAATCCTGGTGCGGATTCGTTACCGATCGCATCTTGACGCCGCTGGATATGAAACGAACCACATGCAGTGTCAATGACCTGCCTGAAAATGCCGCTTTTCCGCATAACGAATCGGGCGGAAAGCTGCGCGTATTGCATCGCGGAAATGTGGATGGAGCGTATTCGGCGGCGGCACTCAATTCGTCGGTTTCCGATCTGTCAAAATGGATCAGGCTTCAGCTCGGACGAGGCTCTTTCGAGGGCAAACAGCTGGTCGGGTCTGGCCGGATCTGGGAAATGTGGCAGCCGCACATGTTTCTTCCGATCTCGGAGGACGCGGCGCGAACCAATCCGACACGGCAGTTTAGCGGCGTGGGAATGGGCTGGTTCACCTACAACTATCACGGCCGTAAGATAGTCAATCACAGCGGCGGGTTAGATGGCATGTTGTCCTTTACGGTTTTGATACCCGAGGAAAACACCGGATTTGTGATCTTGACGAACAGCGAGTTTCAGGCTTACTCGGTAATGATGAATAAGATCACCGACGTCATGGTCGGAGCACCGAAACGCGACTGGAATGCCGAGTTCCTTGCCAGGGTGAAAGCGATGGCCGCAGCCGATGCTGAGAGATCGAAAACCGAAACTGCAAGCCGAATTGCCAACACAAAACCGAGTCTTGCTCTCTCGGATTACTTCGGCGAGTATAGCGACAAGCTTTACGGTTCGGTCAACATCGTCGAAGAAAACGGCCGTCTCGTAATGAAGTTTTCGAGGTCACCGAGATTTGTCGCCGATCTCGAACATTGGCATTACGATACGTTTCAGATCAAATGGCGGCCATCTGTCGCATACAATTTTCCTCGCGGATTCGTTTCCTTTACCATCGACCGAAGCGGTAAAGCGGACGAGTTGAAGATAGATCAGCCGAACAATGATTTTTGGTTTTACGAGCTGACGCCAAAGCGGGTCAAGTCGAAATGA
- a CDS encoding regulatory protein RecX — translation MRRQARKFEESERVIADRERARERTMNRAVKLLAAKPRSVAELRERLLEKPWTDSEIVDRVLEKLKEYNYLNDDQFAKEVATSKLRQRPQGKRRLQFAMSQKKIDKETAEAAVREAFEKFPEDGLIDLAIERRLRSKGMPQSREDLKKLYDHLLRQGFGFELVRSKLNSLPRSGDIDEIEAI, via the coding sequence ATGAGGCGGCAGGCCCGAAAGTTCGAGGAAAGTGAAAGAGTGATCGCGGACCGGGAACGGGCGCGCGAGCGGACGATGAATCGCGCCGTTAAACTGCTGGCCGCAAAACCCCGTTCGGTCGCTGAACTTCGGGAACGGCTGCTCGAGAAGCCATGGACCGATAGCGAGATCGTCGACCGTGTTTTAGAGAAATTAAAGGAATACAATTATTTGAACGATGATCAGTTCGCAAAAGAGGTCGCAACCTCCAAACTGCGTCAGCGGCCGCAAGGAAAGCGTCGGCTCCAATTCGCAATGTCGCAGAAAAAGATCGACAAGGAGACGGCCGAGGCCGCAGTGCGTGAGGCTTTCGAAAAATTTCCGGAGGACGGTTTGATCGATCTCGCGATCGAGCGGCGTTTACGATCGAAAGGAATGCCGCAGTCGCGGGAAGATCTGAAAAAGCTGTACGACCACCTTTTGAGGCAAGGCTTTGGCTTTGAACTGGTCCGTTCAAAGCTCAACTCGCTGCCTAGATCCGGCGACATCGACGAGATCGAAGCTATATGA
- a CDS encoding transposase: MLDDYGFEIYENNDFPIAYLLTFRTFGTWHHGDARSSVGRDGTNNVFGAPMIKPRNEFVTAMKHQQAQPSFTLEAECRRLVATAVREVCGVRSYVLRAVNIRSNHGHAVVSASCKPEKIVNELKAYSTRRLREANVVDRERKIWSRGASTRYLWKPKHVIAAVDYVLYCQEDIPFDFQDSTD, translated from the coding sequence ATGTTAGACGACTACGGTTTCGAGATCTACGAGAACAATGACTTCCCGATCGCCTATCTGCTGACCTTCCGAACCTTTGGAACGTGGCACCACGGCGATGCCCGAAGCTCAGTCGGACGCGATGGGACGAACAATGTTTTTGGCGCTCCGATGATCAAACCACGCAATGAATTCGTAACCGCGATGAAACACCAACAAGCTCAGCCGTCGTTCACGCTTGAGGCGGAATGCAGGCGTTTGGTCGCGACCGCGGTCCGAGAAGTTTGTGGGGTGCGGAGTTATGTCCTGCGGGCAGTCAACATCCGATCGAATCATGGCCACGCGGTGGTCAGTGCGAGCTGCAAACCGGAAAAGATCGTAAACGAGCTCAAAGCTTATTCGACAAGAAGGCTGCGGGAAGCGAACGTGGTCGATCGTGAACGCAAGATCTGGTCGCGCGGAGCGAGCACCAGATACTTATGGAAGCCAAAGCACGTCATCGCTGCGGTCGACTACGTTTTATATTGCCAAGAGGATATTCCGTTTGATTTTCAAGATTCGACGGATTAA
- a CDS encoding aminotransferase class IV, whose protein sequence is MTHPDSIRADLSNAALYGSGVFTTVAIIRGKPLLWEKHWRRLAANALSIGLDTSGFDEPFVSGALREVIEKNQVVNGRARITFFDGSESVLWSEKDERKCGISIITGEPRKKPEVLKLNVSPYRLNSASPLAGVKSCNYLENILALNEARRRGYHEAIRLNQREEIAGGCMSNVFWLRGGVLHTPNLATGCLSGTTREFVMEKLACIETAATVDSLRQADAIYLTSAGFGITQVSVFEERRFDAGSQAIEAIWPR, encoded by the coding sequence ATGACACATCCTGATTCAATCAGGGCCGATCTATCGAACGCGGCCCTCTACGGCAGCGGGGTCTTTACGACGGTTGCGATCATTAGGGGCAAGCCGTTGCTTTGGGAGAAACATTGGCGGCGCCTTGCTGCAAATGCGTTATCGATCGGTCTCGACACTTCAGGCTTCGATGAGCCGTTCGTATCCGGTGCACTTCGTGAGGTGATCGAAAAGAACCAGGTCGTAAACGGACGAGCGAGGATCACGTTTTTTGACGGATCGGAAAGCGTTCTGTGGTCCGAGAAGGACGAGAGAAAATGCGGGATCTCTATCATCACGGGTGAACCGCGAAAAAAGCCCGAAGTACTAAAGTTGAACGTATCGCCTTACCGGCTGAATTCCGCTTCTCCGCTTGCAGGCGTTAAATCGTGCAATTATCTGGAGAACATCCTCGCATTGAACGAGGCGCGACGCCGGGGCTATCACGAGGCGATCAGGTTGAATCAACGCGAAGAAATTGCAGGCGGTTGTATGTCGAACGTATTCTGGCTTCGAGGCGGCGTACTCCACACACCAAACCTCGCGACCGGTTGCCTGTCCGGAACAACTCGTGAGTTTGTGATGGAAAAACTCGCGTGTATCGAAACAGCAGCGACCGTCGATTCGCTCAGGCAGGCTGACGCGATCTATCTCACTTCTGCCGGTTTTGGTATCACGCAAGTGTCCGTATTCGAAGAAAGGCGTTTTGATGCAGGATCGCAGGCGATCGAAGCCATATGGCCGCGATAA
- a CDS encoding pirin family protein has product MTAQTKQAGQVKKVERIVPPPPKHWVGDGFNVHGFFPHGPLSGERMSPFFLLDYGALTEFPPREEPFGVGPHPHRGFETVTIAYKGKVEHHDSWGGGGIIGEGDVQWMTAGSGLLHKEFHEQESNRQGGPFQMVQLWVNLPAKDKMTEPKYQAITNAEMGRVKLPLGGEVEIIAGEFGGVKGPATTFTPVHLYNLKMKQGETVELTYPEGYTTALLAIEGSAMLNGEEKLPLNNLALFEKDGETLRVAALEDGIFLLMSGEPLNEPIAQYGPFLMNTQAELAMAIDDYRQGKFGYLE; this is encoded by the coding sequence ATGACTGCACAAACAAAACAGGCCGGGCAGGTGAAAAAAGTTGAGAGGATCGTTCCGCCGCCGCCGAAGCATTGGGTGGGCGATGGATTTAACGTGCACGGATTTTTCCCGCACGGGCCGCTGTCGGGCGAGCGGATGAGCCCGTTCTTTTTGCTCGATTACGGTGCGTTGACCGAGTTTCCGCCGCGGGAAGAGCCCTTCGGCGTCGGGCCGCATCCGCATCGCGGGTTCGAAACGGTGACCATTGCATACAAAGGCAAGGTCGAGCACCACGACAGTTGGGGCGGAGGCGGCATCATCGGCGAGGGCGATGTGCAATGGATGACGGCCGGCAGCGGCCTGCTTCACAAAGAGTTTCACGAGCAGGAATCGAACCGGCAGGGCGGGCCTTTTCAGATGGTCCAGCTTTGGGTCAACCTGCCCGCGAAGGACAAGATGACCGAGCCAAAATACCAGGCGATCACGAATGCCGAAATGGGTCGCGTCAAACTCCCCTTAGGCGGCGAGGTTGAGATAATCGCCGGTGAATTCGGCGGTGTAAAAGGCCCGGCGACGACGTTCACTCCCGTCCATCTTTACAACCTGAAGATGAAGCAGGGCGAAACTGTCGAGCTGACCTATCCCGAAGGCTATACGACGGCTTTGCTTGCTATCGAGGGCTCGGCAATGCTGAACGGTGAAGAGAAATTGCCGCTCAACAATCTGGCTTTATTCGAAAAAGACGGCGAAACGCTGCGGGTGGCGGCGCTTGAGGACGGCATATTCTTATTGATGAGCGGCGAACCGCTGAACGAGCCGATCGCCCAGTACGGCCCGTTCCTGATGAACACGCAGGCAGAACTGGCTATGGCGATCGACGATTACCGGCAGGGCAAGTTCGGATATCTCGAGTAA
- a CDS encoding fasciclin domain-containing protein: MKKLILSVFAFALVMGVSASAVSAQMAMDTKKADIVDTAVATSDLSTLVAAVQAAGLVDTLKGKGPFTVFAPVNDAFGKLPAGTVATLLKPENKGTLTAVLTYHVVAGKFDAKSVVAAIKKGNGKAELTTVQGGKITAMLDGANVILMDEKGGKSKVIIADVKASNGVVHVIDTVVMPN, encoded by the coding sequence ATGAAAAAGTTGATTTTAAGTGTTTTTGCATTCGCACTCGTAATGGGCGTTTCGGCATCTGCCGTTTCGGCTCAGATGGCCATGGACACAAAGAAAGCCGACATCGTCGACACTGCTGTCGCGACATCGGATCTTTCCACTCTTGTTGCAGCAGTTCAGGCAGCAGGCCTGGTTGACACGCTGAAGGGCAAGGGCCCGTTCACAGTTTTCGCACCGGTTAACGATGCATTCGGCAAGCTGCCGGCTGGAACCGTCGCGACGCTTCTCAAGCCTGAGAACAAAGGTACGCTCACTGCGGTTTTGACCTATCACGTCGTGGCCGGCAAATTCGATGCGAAGTCAGTGGTTGCGGCGATCAAGAAAGGAAATGGCAAAGCTGAACTCACCACCGTTCAGGGCGGCAAGATCACCGCTATGCTCGATGGTGCGAACGTCATCCTGATGGACGAGAAGGGCGGCAAATCGAAGGTAATCATCGCTGATGTCAAGGCATCGAACGGTGTCGTCCATGTGATCGACACGGTCGTAATGCCGAACTAA
- a CDS encoding n-acetylglutamate synthase gives MTIDYNDRRFRAASNSINGEVGSETRFHYHQKGDIVWGEYGDGEIVFGTLIAKVLSDGSLDMRYQHVNSKGTLMTGICSSKPEILPDGRIRLYESWRWTCGDESSGESILEEIDENEDRRISPAV, from the coding sequence ATGACCATCGACTATAACGATCGCCGATTCCGTGCGGCCTCAAATAGTATTAATGGCGAGGTCGGCAGTGAGACTCGGTTTCATTATCACCAGAAAGGCGATATCGTTTGGGGAGAATATGGCGATGGTGAGATCGTTTTCGGAACCCTGATCGCAAAGGTCCTTAGCGACGGTTCGCTTGATATGCGATACCAACACGTCAACAGCAAGGGAACGTTGATGACCGGGATTTGCTCGTCAAAGCCTGAAATATTGCCCGACGGACGGATCCGACTATATGAAAGCTGGCGTTGGACCTGCGGCGATGAAAGTTCAGGCGAATCGATCTTAGAAGAGATCGATGAAAACGAAGATCGCAGAATATCGCCAGCCGTTTAG